In Grus americana isolate bGruAme1 chromosome 4, bGruAme1.mat, whole genome shotgun sequence, one genomic interval encodes:
- the LCORL gene encoding ligand-dependent nuclear receptor corepressor-like protein isoform X5, whose protein sequence is MEKGTDRMAAAAPAPPAAASQCRSPRCTAERRGVRRELDSWRHRLMHCVGFESILEGLYGPRLRRDLSLFEDCEPEELTDWSMDEKCSFCNLHKETVSDRASVIGSSQSTPTEELSSQGQSNTDKIECQAENYLNALFRKKDLPQNCDPNIPLVAQELMKKMIRQFAIEYISKSSKIQENRNGSSFEPSLICKSIQMNQTENSLQEEQDSPLDLTVNRTQEQNTQQGDGVLDLSTKKSARLEEPKYDPLCSENSVSGRLHRHREDYVERSAEFADGLLSKALKDIQSGALDINKAGILYGIPQKTLLLHLEALPAGKPAPFKNKTRDFNDSYSFKDSKETCAVLQKVALWARAQAERTEKSKLSLLETSELKFPTASSYLHQLTLQRMVTQFKEKSENLQYETSSPTVQLKIPQLRISSVSKPQSDTAGLLDVMYHVSKTSSVLEGSALQKLKNILPKQNKIECSGPVTHSSVDSYFLHGDLSPLCLNAKNGTVDGTSENTEDSLDRKDNKQPRKKRGRYRQYDHEIMEEAIAMFKLNS, encoded by the exons gttttgaaagtattttagaaGGGCTTTATGGACCAAGGCTACGAAGAGACCTCAGTTTATTTGAAG acTGTGAGCCAGAAGAGCTGACTGACTGGTCTATGGATGAGAAATGTTCCTTTTGTAATTTACACAAAGAAACAGTCAGT GATCGTGCATCAGTTATCGGTTCTTCACAGTCAACGCCTACAGAGGAACTGTCATCTCAGGGCCAGTCCAACACTGATAAGATTGAATGCCAAGCAGAAAACTATCTAAATGCACTCTTTCGAAAGAAAG ATCTTCCTCAGAACTGTGATCCTAACATTCCCCTAGTTGCTCaggaattaatgaaaaaaatgatcCGTCAGTTTGCGATTGAGTACATTTCAAAAAGTAGCAAAATTCAAGAGAACAGAAATGGTTCATCGTTTGAACCAAGTCTGATATGTAAAAGTATCCAAATGAACCAAACGGAAAACTCCCTTCAGGAAGAACAGGATAGCCCTCTAGACCTCACTGTGAATCGAACTCAAGAACAGAATACTCAGCAAG GGGATGGAGTGCTAGATCTCTCTACAAAGAAAAGCGCAAGGTTGGAAGAACCAAAATATGATCCATTGTGTTCTGAAAACTCAGTGTCTGG GAGACTACACAGACACAGAGAGGACTATGTGGAAAGAAGTGCTGAGTTTGCAGATGGTTTGCTCTCAAAAGCTTTGAAAGACATTCAGTCTGGAGCACTGGACATAAATAAAGCAGGCATACTTTATGGCATACCTCAAAAAACTTTACTTCTCCACTTAGAAGCCTTACCAGCAGGAAAGCCTgcaccttttaaaaacaaaactcgAGATTTCAATGATAGTTATTCATTTAAAGACAGTAAAGAAACTTGTGCAGTCCTACAAAAAGTAGCCTTGTGGGCAAGAGCTCAAGCAGAGCGCACAGAAAAAAGTAAACTCAGTCTACTTGAAACCTCAGAATTAAAATTCCCAACAGCTTCCAGTTACCTCCACCAGTTAACTCTACAGAGAATGGTCActcaatttaaagaaaaaagtgaaaatctaCAATATGAAACTTCAAGTCCTACTGTACAATTAAAAATTCCTCAGCTAAGAATAAGTTCTGTGTCCAAACCACAGTCTGATACTGCTGGTCTTCTGGATGTTATGTACCACGTTTCTAAAACCTCCTCAGTCTTAGAAGGATCAGctcttcaaaaattgaaaaatatactccctaaacagaacaaaattgaATGTTCTGGACCTGTAACTCACTCAAGTGTTGACTCCTACTTTCTGCATGGGGACCTCTCTCCTTTGTGTCTTAATGCTAAGAATGGGACAGTAGATGGAAcctcagaaaatacagaagatagTTTGGATCGTAAAGATAATAAGCAACCAAGAAAAAAACGTGGCCGCTATCGGCAGTATGATCATGAAATAATGGAAGAAGCTATTGCAATG ttcaaGCTCAACAGCTGA
- the LCORL gene encoding ligand-dependent nuclear receptor corepressor-like protein isoform X4, which produces MEKGTDRMAAAAPAPPAAASQCRSPRCTAERRGVRRELDSWRHRLMHCVGFESILEGLYGPRLRRDLSLFEDCEPEELTDWSMDEKCSFCNLHKETVSDRASVIGSSQSTPTEELSSQGQSNTDKIECQAENYLNALFRKKDLPQNCDPNIPLVAQELMKKMIRQFAIEYISKSSKIQENRNGSSFEPSLICKSIQMNQTENSLQEEQDSPLDLTVNRTQEQNTQQGDGVLDLSTKKSARLEEPKYDPLCSENSVSGRLHRHREDYVERSAEFADGLLSKALKDIQSGALDINKAGILYGIPQKTLLLHLEALPAGKPAPFKNKTRDFNDSYSFKDSKETCAVLQKVALWARAQAERTEKSKLSLLETSELKFPTASSYLHQLTLQRMVTQFKEKSENLQYETSSPTVQLKIPQLRISSVSKPQSDTAGLLDVMYHVSKTSSVLEGSALQKLKNILPKQNKIECSGPVTHSSVDSYFLHGDLSPLCLNAKNGTVDGTSENTEDSLDRKDNKQPRKKRGRYRQYDHEIMEEAIAMVMSGKMSVSKAQGIYGVPHSTLEYKVKERSGTLKTPPKKKLRLPDTGLFNMTDSGTGSCKNSSKPV; this is translated from the exons gttttgaaagtattttagaaGGGCTTTATGGACCAAGGCTACGAAGAGACCTCAGTTTATTTGAAG acTGTGAGCCAGAAGAGCTGACTGACTGGTCTATGGATGAGAAATGTTCCTTTTGTAATTTACACAAAGAAACAGTCAGT GATCGTGCATCAGTTATCGGTTCTTCACAGTCAACGCCTACAGAGGAACTGTCATCTCAGGGCCAGTCCAACACTGATAAGATTGAATGCCAAGCAGAAAACTATCTAAATGCACTCTTTCGAAAGAAAG ATCTTCCTCAGAACTGTGATCCTAACATTCCCCTAGTTGCTCaggaattaatgaaaaaaatgatcCGTCAGTTTGCGATTGAGTACATTTCAAAAAGTAGCAAAATTCAAGAGAACAGAAATGGTTCATCGTTTGAACCAAGTCTGATATGTAAAAGTATCCAAATGAACCAAACGGAAAACTCCCTTCAGGAAGAACAGGATAGCCCTCTAGACCTCACTGTGAATCGAACTCAAGAACAGAATACTCAGCAAG GGGATGGAGTGCTAGATCTCTCTACAAAGAAAAGCGCAAGGTTGGAAGAACCAAAATATGATCCATTGTGTTCTGAAAACTCAGTGTCTGG GAGACTACACAGACACAGAGAGGACTATGTGGAAAGAAGTGCTGAGTTTGCAGATGGTTTGCTCTCAAAAGCTTTGAAAGACATTCAGTCTGGAGCACTGGACATAAATAAAGCAGGCATACTTTATGGCATACCTCAAAAAACTTTACTTCTCCACTTAGAAGCCTTACCAGCAGGAAAGCCTgcaccttttaaaaacaaaactcgAGATTTCAATGATAGTTATTCATTTAAAGACAGTAAAGAAACTTGTGCAGTCCTACAAAAAGTAGCCTTGTGGGCAAGAGCTCAAGCAGAGCGCACAGAAAAAAGTAAACTCAGTCTACTTGAAACCTCAGAATTAAAATTCCCAACAGCTTCCAGTTACCTCCACCAGTTAACTCTACAGAGAATGGTCActcaatttaaagaaaaaagtgaaaatctaCAATATGAAACTTCAAGTCCTACTGTACAATTAAAAATTCCTCAGCTAAGAATAAGTTCTGTGTCCAAACCACAGTCTGATACTGCTGGTCTTCTGGATGTTATGTACCACGTTTCTAAAACCTCCTCAGTCTTAGAAGGATCAGctcttcaaaaattgaaaaatatactccctaaacagaacaaaattgaATGTTCTGGACCTGTAACTCACTCAAGTGTTGACTCCTACTTTCTGCATGGGGACCTCTCTCCTTTGTGTCTTAATGCTAAGAATGGGACAGTAGATGGAAcctcagaaaatacagaagatagTTTGGATCGTAAAGATAATAAGCAACCAAGAAAAAAACGTGGCCGCTATCGGCAGTATGATCATGAAATAATGGAAGAAGCTATTGCAATGGTAATGAGTGGGAAAATGAGTGTTTCCAAAGCACAAGGAATTTATGGGGTACCTCACAGCACTTTAGAAtataaagtaaaagaaagatcTGGAACATTGAAGACTCCGCCGAAGAAGAAACTCCGATTACCAGATACTGGCTTATTTAATATGACAGATTCAGGGACTGGCAGCTGCAAAAATAGTAGCAAGCCTGTGTAG